CGGCCAGCAGTCGCAACGTTGCCACGTCTTGGTAGCATGTAACGTCTAATTTTCTGTGTTTTGAACTTTAAAACGCAATATTTTGGAAACCGTGAAGCTAAGCTTCCTGAAATTCAACTATAGTATAGGGACTACAAttcttaataacatattagtttttaaaaattttcctaaattttgtttcgacgctattgtttaaaatatgccTTTCACAACGATCCCTCCATaagattcaatattaaaactcACAACTTTGAGAATTTATATCTCGATTTCGGTGAAGCTGAGTCCTCTAAAATTTTGACATGTTGtacataataatgttatttatacatggtaattttttcaaaatattcttaaattgttgaaaaattgcgaTAACCCCCTTAAATTGTCATCTGTTTCTTTACGTGTTAGGGATTTGTGTCTAGTGTCTTTTTAAGgttgtcaaaattttattgatacacTTTCTtggataaaattacaaaatattcgcCAATCAGATTTAATCACTTCCTAAGCGCCGATTCTGCTGAATGTGACGTATGTCGCGAACGTAGAAATAAGCCTGACAACTTAACTTCTCACAGTTGTTTATATGTTGTGttctcatattttattacattgcattGCATATTATTCCGACTTGCGGAAAAGTTTCTGATATTTACcatccttttatttttcactacGTTCTATATCTCATAGTACGGTAATGGAgatgataataatagaatataacatcgagttatttcaatattgtttgTCATTACAGTTGTCTACATGATTCATAGTAAAAGTGCAGGTTTCGCTTTTCATTGAGATATCGTTGGGATATCTATTATGGAAAACAAAAgtagcaacaattttatcaGTTATGTCGGACTGGAAGAGCACGAAATGCAGGTAATTATAACTGCATTCATCTATATGTAAATATTCCGACTTacaattaatcattattatataccCCCGCTTCCTTGTATTtcgtaatttacaaaattaagaaaaatattaagacaGTTTTAAATCAAcgtcattttttatcttcttttttttttgtagacaTTTAATTCCAGTCGACGTAATTCATTAATCGAAAATAGTATAAAACTATTGCCAGGAGAAGTTCTTATCGCTGAAGCGCAAAGTGTCCTTATGTTTTCACCTGTTAGTGACCTGAAACAAGGCATCTCTGGTGTTCTGTCAGTGACTAATTTTAAACTTACTTTTATTACAAGTGATGATTCAAATGGAGAggtaacaattattaatttcattattaaagaacGTATATTGAGATGAGAAAGTATGAGTTATGATtgataaagtattataaaatctttgttaTAGGATATTATTCATCAACAAAATCATCTCTATGGATATACAGATACATGTTTAACAAATATTGATGAGATTTACATAATAGTGGGTGATAAGAAAAGAAAGCTGGTTCCTGGTAACACCGTACCTTCAAAAGTAAAAGGGATATTTATCATTTGCAAAGtaagtttttttatgatatgtGAAAGTGCACAAGTAATGTAAATTAGCTCTCTTCGATATTAACATTGatcaaagaatataaaaaactcATATAAAAACTCAGTTCTCTCATTAAGGGGTATTAAAGTTAACTATCTACTGTTCtaaattagattattttttttatatatgagaaTTGTTTGTGAGTGTAATGGAttgttatgtattatattataaattacagaaCCTAAGGACATggtctttttcttttaaattttcaccTTTAGGACATGGTAAGAATCTTTTGACTGCACTGCTACATCATGCTTTTCCTAGCCGACATCAGTTATTATTTGCCTATGATTACAAgttagtattatatataaatcttggattcaattttattaaaagtggaatataagattataaaaaagtatcttgataatgaaatataacatcaatttttatgttatcagGGAGGCTTATTACAGTAGTCTTGACAAAAATGTCCTACtatttcgagatattttagattggcaaaatgaattaaaaaggACGTTGTGCAGTGATGAAATAAGGAAAAGTTGGAGGTTATCAACAATTAATGCCAAATTTCAGCTTTGCTCTAGGTAGTTTGCTTACCAAACTTATCTacagatttataaatatttgctacaaagaaaaattttattattgtttatttatttttttttttcagtttatcgcaatttataattgtacCTGCATCTGTGACCGATAGTCAGTTGACAGATGCGGCTAGACATTTTCAAGGTAATAGACCGCCAGTATGGTCTTGGACAAACACGTATGGTGCAGCATTAGTAAAAATGTCTGAATTGTTACCAACGATTGCAGAGAGAATGCaggaaaatattatgtttgaAAATGTTCGTAAGAGTCATCCTCAAAAGATGCCTCCAGTTGTTATTGAattgaataaagatattaatgtaaaattgataGCAGCAAGTTTTACTAAATTCATTAGTTTATGTTCACCAGGTAAATCTTGAATTGTACTGTATGCTGTATCTCGACTGCATACACAAagtatcttttatttacaaatgtatatatgtatttcagaaaatattagaCAATTTTGGATACAagataataacttttattcatTGTTAGAAAGTACAAAATGGctgaaatatatatcgtattgTTTACAAAAGACAGTTGAAGTCTGTGACCGGCTTAATTCAGGGATTTCAGTCATTTTACAAGGTAGGTTTTAGATAACTATCAAGtgcaattaatgtaaatattttttttaataatattaaatataaaatacgaatatttatatatgtatcatatGGAACAAAAAAAGCTGATAATTTATCAAGCAATGATGGAATATAAGATCTATATAAAggaaaatcatttttagaaaGTGCTGGCAGAGATTTGTGCTGTGTTATATCAAGTTTAGCACAATTGTTACTGGATCCTCACTTTCGTACTGTAACTGGTTTTCAGtcattattgcaaaaagaatgGGTTGCTGGAGGCCATCCATTTTGCGATAGATTAGGCCACATTGTAAAAACTAGTTCAGAAAAGGTATGtgttgtatttaatttactttataaatgtttaaaacaatttgttaatcggcaaataatttttattttacttacataGTCTCCGTTATTTCTCTTGTATCTTGATTGCGTTTGGCAATTATGTCAACAATATCCAACGGAATTTGAATTCACGGAAACATACTTGACTACATTATGGGACACTGCTCACGTTTCCATTTTTGACACCTTTATCTTTAATTGTGAAAGAGATCGGGCTGTGGCAGCTatggtatttataaaatattttctcaaatttacttctttgattatttattatgtcgAAAGTGTTAAGTTGGCAACTTTTCGCAATAACGAATCATCTgacatatttcattttttaggATCCTAACACGCCTCTCGTGCTTCGTAGTGTTTGGGATTGGCGAGAACAATTCAATGatcaagatattttgttattttataatcctTTGTTTATTCCCCGTAATATCGGTAAGACAGAAAACAGGACAATTCTAAAACCTTTACACACTATCTCCAGTTTGGAGCTTTGGACGCAATGCTACTTTCGTTGGATACCGGCACTCGAAATTCATAACGGTGGACAAAGGCATGTTGAACTTTACATTAGATTGCTCCAAAACGACGTAAAtcaacttaaaataaatatcaatgacAATCGTAGCGTATCCCTGGAGAAGGTCggtattttttctcttcacaCAAATATCGACAGTTTTTATCCTTTTAGTAACAAAAGATCAGGAAATACCGTTAGCACTCCTATCATGAACAGTTCAATACATCTAACAGAGAGCTTATTAGATGCACAGTCGTTAATAACCGCAAACGACTGATAAGATGCTTTTTCAATACAGTTCAAAATGTACCTGATTATACCACACGTATCCTTTTCTAATCTGTCAATTCAtgagataaaatatcatagtaacttatttttaaattaaagttttgttaAATCAGTAACAATGCTTAAAATGGcacaaaaaattatcttaaagaTTGCTGGTTGATACTTTTACTAGTTGTTATAATATCGATAAACCAAGAGAAAAACACcacagatattaaaatttattaatggtttttcgataatttgcataaattacaattaacgAGTTGTAAATTCAATtaacgaattaaaatattttaaaatatatgaagctTGTTGCATCATTCAGAGCAGCTGCAGCATTTTCATGCAAagcaatgaaaatatttgtatatttttatgttaaatttcatatattcttACATACTCTTACGATAGCGGAAACGtaacgaaattaattaagtcAAGTAATTTTAAGGAACAATTAGAGaacatatatttgtatataaatgtcGATGTgagtaaaaatagataatctTAATACTTTTTAGTACTGACATTTATACCGTTACAAaccgttaaataaaatttacagttgaacaacaaatttttcattgaatACTTcctaatttgatataattttatatattttgtatacatacatgcacacacacctttatgttaaaatagattattattgtttcgctattaattttctttttatttgtattgtataatctagatgtatatatttagatataattttactttttaaattacaacatATCCAAACATCTAAACAttcatctaaaaatattgcaatttaaaaaattttactaataaagtatccttttttaaatttgtgtattttttttatggaatgTATAGCtctaaaagtaatttttatttttacaaaaaaatcaaatatatctagtttaaaagtttttttattcctttttctttgtaacatcatttaagtattaatttttatctcaatttaCATAATACTTTCTCGCTATTTCAAAACATGATTCGCACGTAATAATAGACATGCAATTTGGGcgaattttcataaattgctTTTTAGGGACTTTTGAAGTAAAACTCACTATCTGTCTTCTTGAATTTGCATCATTTTCATACGTCCATTTCTACCGAGGAAACTAATGTCTATGCACTGCAGCCAATAAGAAGGCGAAAAAGAGCATATCGATTTCCAAAGCAAACATTTTCAAGCATGTCTTAAGGATGGGACAAAATGGTGATGAATTTTCAGCTTGTTTAAGCATACCCTGAATTTCACATTCACAGTGATAACATTGTTCCAGGAACAGTCGCATTTTATGAATCGTCTCCTACGAAGCAGACGTCCAAATTGTCCGCAACAGTTGTGAAAAGTATAACGATATTCCGGCGTTATTTTGCGAACAGTTCAATACGCGTTTTCAATTTCCTCGAGTTTCATCACATAGCGACGGTCTATAGGAAGCAAGGGAATCAGACTGCGTAAGAACGCAGACGTTTCTCCAGTTCAACGAAGAACAGTGGCACTCGGTTCagccgagagagaaagagagagattcgTCACAATGACTGCTGTGATTCTACGAAAATCACATCGGTGATGGTTACAACGACAAAGTAGCGTGGTATCACCGATAGGTGACGTCGTAACATTGGATTTTGAAGATTACCTACATAACTGACAAGTCGTTTCAGCGGCTTAACAGGTGCGAACAGCCTGTGCTGTGTGTATACTTGACTTTTCATAACATCTTGAAAAGAAGTTGGCATGGCTTCGGGAATATTGCAGGTAAGCTTTGCAGAATTCATGTACAACTTGAATTGGTTGTCTTGCCGgttggaagaaaaatattctgtatttgGATAATACGAGAGATGTTGGCAGATTTATAAAGCAATCGATGATTTTACAGAAAGCTATAGAACTTGTGACAAAGGCCACAGAGGAGGATCGTAATAAGAACTATGAAGAAGCTCTGAGGTTATACGAGCATGCTGTTGAATACTTCCTACATTCGATCAAATGTATGTCTGACAAtgagtttaataatatctagtattaagaaaatattttatgacttAACTTAATATGGTGCATTATTCTGAtgtttaatatacataaaagtaACAATACTTGTATGAAGTTACCATAATGAATATCTTTAACAATTGATATTAGACGAGACACATGGAGACAGAGCAAAGGAAAGCATAAGAGCAAAATGTGTGCAGTATTTAGAGAGAGCCGAAAAATTAAAGGCTTATTTGAAGAAGAGTAAGAAGAAGCCGGTTAAAGCTGGAGAAGATAATTCTAAGAGTGAAGATAAGAAAAGCGACAGTGGTGACAGTGATACAGATAGTGAtcctgaaaagaaaaaattacagaGCAAATTGGAAGGAGCTATAATCATCGAGAAGCCAGATGTCAAATGGAATGATGTGGCTGGTCTTGACGGAGCCAAAGAAGCTTTGAAGGAAGCAGTTATTTTACCAATTCGTTTTCCTCATCTTTTTACTGGAAAACGTATACCTTGGAAGGGTATCCTATTATTTGGGGTAAGCAATTTAAAatctaacaaatttaattacatgcaGTTCAATttgattcaaaatattttttatgtatttttaatttattatttagccACCAGGTACTGGTAAATCATATTTGGCAAAGGCAGTAGCGACAGAAGCCAACAACTCTACTTTCTTCTCTGTATCATCGTCGGATTTAGTAAGCAAGTGGTTAGGAGAGTCggaaaaacttgtaaaaaatttgttcgaACTAGCACGACAACACAAACCtagcattatatttattgatgaaaTAGATTCACTTTGCTCGTCACGTTCCGACAATGAATCAGAATCCGCAAGAAGGATAAAAACAGAATTTCTAGTTCAGATGCAAGGTATGCTTAAAAAGATCAATAATAGTATCTGCATCGTTTGCTTGTCCTTTGCCTATGAAGtaaatacgaataaaaattgttctacTGATGTTTTGTCTGCGTCTGATAGGTGTAGGATCCGATAACGATGGTATACTTGTGCTGGGTGCAACCAACATACCTTGGGTCCTGGATTCTGCGATCAGACGACGATTCGAAAAGAGGATTTACATTCCATTGCCCGAGGAACAAGCACGGGCTGTCATGTTTAAGATTCACTTGGGCAACACATCGCATTGTTTGACGGAAGAAGATTTTAGGAAATTAGCGGCCTCTACCGAAGGTTACTCTGGGGCTGATATAAGCATTATTGTACGAGATGCTCTAATGCAGCCAGTCCGACAAGTGCAAACGGCTACGCACTTTAAGCGCGTTAAAGGGCCGTCACCGAAGGATCCTTCCATTATCGTTGATGATTTACTCACTCCATGCTCCCCTGGTGATCCAGCTGCTATAGAAATGAGTTGGATGGAAGTAGAGGGTGATAAATTATACGAGCCACCAGTTACCATGGTAAGGgtagtttataaatataaatatgactTGACTCTTTTCCATTCCTTCTTTTCTACATGATGTGGTTAAAAAGTTTCAGGactgggggggggggggggggacacaAAAAAGTTTATAGTAAGCCTTTTTGTTGCTCTTAATGTTCTATGTAATCCCCATGGCATTAAATACAATCGGTAAGATGACAATGAATGTCTGAAATACGTTTTGGaattcttttgatattttgatcacacatttttcaatatcCTTCAATcgcttcttttttaattaattaaattttgaggaATAATTGGTAATTGGCTGGAATCTGGTCGGAACCTGCTTGACTACTCTTTTTGTTCCccaaaattaaattgtgctTAACAGAGGAGCGATTTGAGGATATTGAGAGAATATTGAGGACATCCAAGTTTGATCCATGAATTGAAGAAGATATCAAAAGATTTTCGATACGCTTTCTAGACATTCCATTGTTATCTTACCGAATGTATTGAACGTCATGCAGATTATGTAAAACATCATGTcaaaagcaataaaatcttGTTATAAACTTTGGGTTTTTTCATTGATTCAGTCGTCGAACTTTTTCGACACTGCGACCATTACGTTTGCTATACGcctacaaaattattttaatattgttgtctaatttttaatatattgtattgctgtaattttttagaaagatatGTTGAAATCGCTAGCAACGACCCGTCCTACAGTGAACGAGGAGGATATGACAAAGTTAGAGAAATTTAAGGAAGATTTCGGTCAAGAGGGTTGAGGGATCCTTAAACTCTCTTGTAATCAAGTAAACAGATTTTTGATTCAACGAATATCTTTAGTTATACACGCTTGCCTTATTCCTTTAATATTTGACACTCGACAGTGTCTGCATGAAAAATATGCTCGGAAACGAGTTTATTACTCTTTTGTCGCCTCtttactttcaattttttctttttccaaacGCGACACGCAAAGTGGATACAATCTGGCATCGTGAGCTTATCGCTTGTTTACTTAgcgaaaataatacataactataactatatatattactaaataaactatatatattttgagataaaaaattcttagatTTATCAAACAGTTAGAGACGAGagatagattattttttattataaagtgcaaagtagaaaaaaaaatgttggtGACATGTTTACGCGAGGTATGGCAAATTCTGTGTTTAACGCATCACTATATAATCACTATGATATGTACctaacaaattaattgtacATCATATAGATTTTGCAGTTACTTCCTAACCACCTTTGATTATGATTTTAAAGCGTTCTCATGTATTAttcgattatttaaattcgGGACTGGGCTTACCAGTGATCGCGCTCGCGAAAAATTGGAATCGAATCGCATGGCTAgccgatttaaaaaaagttggcTAATTGAAATCGCGGTAAGATAGCgcgaaaatattatgtaatatataatacatacgtATGCACTACTGATAATCAGAATGCTGTTTTCatgtaaattgtttttattgttaactaaataaataacaagctGTATACTGATTTACAAATAGATGATTTACAGCAGTatcgaaaaatagcgagaaatTGCGACAGCTTTAGGGAGGACAATGCCTAAGAAATTCCGAATCCATGTAAACAATTGTTACGGTGATGTCGTCGCGAAATATCCGTACCACTTCGCTCGGCAGAGTTAACAATTGCGACAACTTGGCGTGATCTATTCCGTATTCTGTTCCACCGAGAGCGTTCCTTAGTAAATGCGTCGCCGCATTGCTGTCGAGAGGTTTCTTCTTCAAGCCTTCCTTGCGTTGCAGCAACATCTCGTTTATGTCCgacaatttcatatttttacggGGTAATCTCAATGGACTGAGCGTAACTTTGCCGCTCATATGTTCACCCACCAAGCGCACAGCTTGCAAGGGCGAAATAAGATCCCACAATCCATCACTGGCAATTATGAGAAATTTGTCCCTAGGTGTCAGTCTGTGATACCTGACTTCTGGATTGGCCGTTAGGTATGGCGG
This DNA window, taken from Linepithema humile isolate Giens D197 chromosome 7, Lhum_UNIL_v1.0, whole genome shotgun sequence, encodes the following:
- the Vps4 gene encoding vacuolar protein sorting-associated protein 4: MASGILQKAIELVTKATEEDRNKNYEEALRLYEHAVEYFLHSIKYETHGDRAKESIRAKCVQYLERAEKLKAYLKKSKKKPVKAGEDNSKSEDKKSDSGDSDTDSDPEKKKLQSKLEGAIIIEKPDVKWNDVAGLDGAKEALKEAVILPIRFPHLFTGKRIPWKGILLFGPPGTGKSYLAKAVATEANNSTFFSVSSSDLVSKWLGESEKLVKNLFELARQHKPSIIFIDEIDSLCSSRSDNESESARRIKTEFLVQMQGVGSDNDGILVLGATNIPWVLDSAIRRRFEKRIYIPLPEEQARAVMFKIHLGNTSHCLTEEDFRKLAASTEGYSGADISIIVRDALMQPVRQVQTATHFKRVKGPSPKDPSIIVDDLLTPCSPGDPAAIEMSWMEVEGDKLYEPPVTMKDMLKSLATTRPTVNEEDMTKLEKFKEDFGQEG
- the LOC105673629 gene encoding myotubularin-related protein 10-B isoform X1, encoding MENKSSNNFISYVGLEEHEMQTFNSSRRNSLIENSIKLLPGEVLIAEAQSVLMFSPVSDLKQGISGVLSVTNFKLTFITSDDSNGEDIIHQQNHLYGYTDTCLTNIDEIYIIVGDKKRKLVPGNTVPSKVKGIFIICKNLRTWSFSFKFSPLGHGKNLLTALLHHAFPSRHQLLFAYDYKEAYYSSLDKNVLLFRDILDWQNELKRTLCSDEIRKSWRLSTINAKFQLCSSLSQFIIVPASVTDSQLTDAARHFQGNRPPVWSWTNTYGAALVKMSELLPTIAERMQENIMFENVRKSHPQKMPPVVIELNKDINVKLIAASFTKFISLCSPENIRQFWIQDNNFYSLLESTKWLKYISYCLQKTVEVCDRLNSGISVILQESAGRDLCCVISSLAQLLLDPHFRTVTGFQSLLQKEWVAGGHPFCDRLGHIVKTSSEKSPLFLLYLDCVWQLCQQYPTEFEFTETYLTTLWDTAHVSIFDTFIFNCERDRAVAAMDPNTPLVLRSVWDWREQFNDQDILLFYNPLFIPRNIGKTENRTILKPLHTISSLELWTQCYFRWIPALEIHNGGQRHVELYIRLLQNDVNQLKININDNRSVSLEKVGIFSLHTNIDSFYPFSNKRSGNTVSTPIMNSSIHLTESLLDAQSLITAND
- the LOC105673629 gene encoding myotubularin-related protein 10-B isoform X2, which gives rise to MENKSSNNFISYVGLEEHEMQTFNSSRRNSLIENSIKLLPGEVLIAEAQSVLMFSPVSDLKQGISGVLSVTNFKLTFITSDDSNGEDIIHQQNHLYGYTDTCLTNIDEIYIIVGDKKRKLVPGNTVPSKVKGIFIICKNLRTWSFSFKFSPLGHGKNLLTALLHHAFPSRHQLLFAYDYKEAYYSSLDKNVLLFRDILDWQNELKRTLCSDEIRKSWRLSTINAKFQLCSSLSQFIIVPASVTDSQLTDAARHFQGNRPPVWSWTNTYGAALVKMSELLPTIAERMQENIMFENVRKSHPQKMPPVVIELNKDINVKLIAASFTKFISLCSPENIRQFWIQDNNFYSLLESTKWLKYISYCLQKTVEVCDRLNSGISVILQESAGRDLCCVISSLAQLLLDPHFRTVTGFQSLLQKEWVAGGHPFCDRLGHIVKTSSEKSPLFLLYLDCVWQLCQQYPTEFEFTETYLTTLWDTAHVSIFDTFIFNCERDRAVAAMDPNTPLVLRSVWDWREQFNDQDILLFYNPLFIPRNIGKTENRTILKPLHTISSLELWTQCYFRWIPALEIHNGGQSNKRSGNTVSTPIMNSSIHLTESLLDAQSLITAND